TGCAAAATCAATATTAAAAAATGATCCGGCAGCCGGCTCCATGGAAGAAATAATTTATGCCTATCCCGGATTTTATGCTGTTGCAGTTCATCGTGTGGCGCACGAAATCTATTTGATGGAGATACCCATACTACCCCGCCTTATCAGCGAATACGCGCATCAAAAAACCGGTATCGATATTCATCCGGGTGCTACCATCGGCAAATCATTTTTTATTGATCACGGCACCGGCATTGTTATCGGCGAAACAAGCATAATTGGTGATAACGTAAAAATTTATCAGGGGGTGACCATTGGCGCCCTCAGCGTTCGCAAAAAAGACAGCCGGAAAAAGCGCCACCCGAGCATTGAAAATGATGTAACAATTTATTCCGGGACAACCATTCTCGGTGGTGAAACCACCATTGGGCAGGGCTCCGTAATAGGCGGTAACGTATGGCTTACGCAAAGCGTTCCGGCCAACTCAATG
The sequence above is drawn from the Bacteroidota bacterium genome and encodes:
- the epsC gene encoding serine O-acetyltransferase EpsC, giving the protein MENIETFLTRLNQRNKTFTPLIPPKQKAHEFIDNLIGFLFPISNKSHLSKDYYEVQFSELKLEFKHLLIPILACLKQKLNDSVERLFDKVPEIYDLLVLDAKSILKNDPAAGSMEEIIYAYPGFYAVAVHRVAHEIYLMEIPILPRLISEYAHQKTGIDIHPGATIGKSFFIDHGTGIVIGETSIIGDNVKIYQGVTIGALSVRKKDSRKKRHPSIENDVTIYSGTTILGGETTIGQGSVIGGNVWLTQSVPANSMVYHTSDVKVRPPKSEIL